One part of the Aurantibacillus circumpalustris genome encodes these proteins:
- the dnaE gene encoding DNA polymerase III subunit alpha: MFLIFDTETTGLPRNYNAPVSDSDNWPRMVQIAWQLHDAQGNLLENDSIIVKPEGYSIPFATIQIHGITNERANEEGRNLKETLQKFSEAVAKSTYLCGHNIEFDINIIGAELFRCGIENLLETKASIDTKNDQTTEFCAISGGRGGKFKWPTLTELHQKLFNKGFDEAHNAAFDVAATAKVFFEIIKRGITKVREITSELLPLLNYQAPDFSELAKHEAYWRERKTLEEKQREELKKKEEAEKKVNAGEATHAGASHFNFSHLHNHTQFSVLQSTSDVTSLVAKALEFGSPGVALTDHGNMYGAFLFWKEIDGQNKKIKEHNATLAEDAEKKQELKCIIGCEVNICVDHKDKTKKDNGNTQVLIAKNRKGYENLCRISSIGLIDGAYYVPRIDKDILEKYKEGLIATTGSLNSEVPYTIINLGEQQGEAAFLWYKEQFGEDFYVEINRQYQTKDEEYANEKLLAFARKHNVPYFAANSNYYIDKKGSEAHDILLCVKDGEKKSTAVGKGKGLRYGMPNQEFYFKSPAEMAVLFKDLPEALHNTNLIVDKIEQFKLGREVLLPKFEIAQDFIDGKKEEIDASFQRIVASKEKQWQEKNYSDVVINDLKAEMRIIAEQFVYMTELTYIGAAKRYPDLTPEIKERIDFELATIERMGYPGYFLIVADFISEARRLGVSVGPGRGSAAGSAIAYCLGITNVDPIKFDLLFERFLNPDRISMPDIDIDFDDEGRGKVIDYVINKYGSNQVAQIITYGTMGGKSAIKDTARVLDLPLDDANRLTKMFPDSLDAKLKALLKPGGIDVKYLGKIEGKREVIDQSHTFRKLAEEKTPEADVLKQAYELEGCLRNTGIHACGVIITPGEMVKYVPVTKGKESEMLVTQFDNSVAESAGLLKMDFLGLRTLTIIKDAISFIKQTKGIEIDIDAISLEDEKTYELFQRGETNGIFQYESAGMQKSLKELKPDAFTDLIAMNALYRPGPIAYIPNYINRKHGRELVTYDLEGMDEFLKETYGITVYQEQVMRLSQKLANFTKGDADVLRKAMGKKDKKTLDKLKPLFIENATKNGHDATVLEKVWKDWEAFASYAFNKSHSTCYAYVAFQTAYLKAHYPSEYMASTLNHSGSIEAISFFMEECKRMGIRVLGPDINEGFSKFMVTPNGDIRFGMASIKGVGENTVKNIIDQRNENGNFVSVFDLAQRLDSKSINKKSLEGLALAGGFDSFVGVHRAMFFVPDIADGLTLTDKMIKYSNQMSNGNDTSQASLFGGDDEIEITEPQLPTKVEPWSALEQLSREKEVVGFFISGHPLDPFKTVIEHRCNANCAQLKAGLEPFKNREVIFGGIVIGFENRTSKTGNAFGKLIIEDYNGTVEIMLFGKDFIEYNKYMVQGLFIFVKARVQERYNQPGSLEIKLSKIELLDEVKKNAFNLIKLKIKLSKLDEAMVLKLEGLMNRFEGKSSVEFYVEDEEQHQNIKLFSKKNKIAIDNEFLMELEKFTEVQYDLN; this comes from the coding sequence ATGTTCTTAATTTTTGACACCGAAACAACAGGTTTACCAAGAAATTATAACGCTCCTGTTTCTGATTCTGACAACTGGCCGCGCATGGTACAAATTGCTTGGCAGTTGCACGATGCACAAGGCAATTTATTAGAGAACGATTCAATTATTGTAAAACCAGAAGGCTACTCCATTCCTTTTGCAACCATTCAAATTCATGGTATCACTAACGAAAGGGCTAATGAAGAAGGAAGGAATTTAAAAGAAACACTACAAAAGTTTAGCGAAGCGGTTGCCAAATCAACGTATTTATGCGGACATAATATTGAGTTTGATATTAATATTATTGGTGCTGAATTGTTTCGTTGCGGGATAGAAAATCTTCTTGAAACTAAAGCTAGTATTGATACTAAAAACGATCAAACAACCGAATTTTGCGCAATTTCCGGTGGAAGAGGGGGTAAATTTAAATGGCCAACCTTAACCGAATTACATCAAAAGCTATTTAATAAAGGTTTTGATGAAGCTCACAATGCGGCGTTTGACGTTGCGGCTACCGCTAAAGTGTTTTTCGAAATCATTAAACGGGGTATTACCAAAGTACGTGAAATTACCTCAGAGCTACTACCACTATTAAATTACCAAGCACCCGATTTTTCTGAATTAGCAAAGCACGAAGCGTATTGGCGAGAAAGAAAAACTCTCGAAGAGAAACAAAGAGAAGAATTAAAAAAGAAGGAAGAGGCAGAAAAGAAAGTTAATGCAGGAGAAGCAACTCATGCGGGTGCTTCTCATTTCAATTTTAGTCATTTACATAACCATACTCAGTTCTCTGTACTACAATCTACAAGTGATGTTACATCTCTTGTGGCTAAAGCGCTAGAGTTCGGAAGTCCCGGCGTAGCGCTTACCGACCATGGTAATATGTACGGCGCATTTTTATTTTGGAAAGAAATAGATGGGCAGAATAAAAAAATAAAAGAGCACAATGCCACTCTCGCTGAGGATGCAGAAAAGAAACAAGAGTTAAAGTGTATAATCGGTTGTGAGGTAAATATTTGTGTTGATCACAAAGACAAAACAAAAAAAGATAACGGTAACACACAGGTTTTAATTGCCAAGAATAGAAAAGGTTACGAAAATTTATGCCGCATTAGTTCTATTGGTTTGATAGATGGAGCCTATTATGTTCCAAGGATTGATAAGGATATACTTGAAAAATATAAAGAAGGATTAATTGCAACAACAGGCTCATTAAATTCTGAAGTGCCATACACAATTATTAATCTTGGTGAACAGCAGGGTGAAGCGGCATTCTTATGGTATAAAGAACAATTTGGCGAAGATTTTTATGTAGAAATAAACCGTCAGTATCAAACCAAAGATGAAGAGTACGCTAACGAAAAATTATTAGCATTCGCGCGAAAACACAATGTGCCTTATTTTGCAGCCAATAGTAATTATTACATTGATAAAAAAGGTTCTGAAGCGCATGATATTTTATTGTGCGTTAAAGATGGAGAGAAAAAAAGTACAGCTGTTGGAAAAGGTAAAGGTTTACGCTACGGTATGCCAAATCAGGAATTTTATTTTAAATCTCCGGCAGAAATGGCGGTACTTTTCAAAGATCTTCCTGAAGCCTTGCACAACACCAATCTTATTGTAGATAAAATTGAACAATTCAAATTAGGTCGGGAAGTTCTACTTCCAAAATTTGAAATAGCACAAGATTTTATTGATGGAAAAAAAGAAGAGATTGATGCGTCATTTCAAAGAATTGTTGCGTCAAAAGAAAAACAATGGCAGGAAAAAAATTACAGCGATGTCGTAATTAATGACCTTAAAGCTGAGATGCGGATTATTGCTGAACAGTTTGTTTACATGACAGAGTTAACATACATCGGCGCAGCAAAACGTTACCCTGATTTAACGCCTGAAATTAAAGAACGCATCGATTTTGAATTAGCTACTATTGAAAGAATGGGATATCCCGGTTACTTTTTAATTGTAGCCGATTTTATTAGTGAAGCTAGACGTTTAGGCGTTTCCGTTGGTCCGGGACGTGGATCGGCTGCTGGTTCTGCGATTGCCTATTGTTTAGGAATTACAAATGTAGATCCCATTAAGTTTGATTTACTCTTTGAGCGTTTCTTAAATCCAGATCGTATTTCAATGCCCGATATTGATATTGATTTTGATGATGAAGGTCGTGGCAAAGTAATTGATTATGTAATTAATAAATACGGATCTAACCAGGTTGCGCAAATTATTACCTATGGAACAATGGGCGGTAAGTCTGCCATCAAAGATACAGCAAGGGTTTTAGACTTACCTCTTGATGATGCGAACCGTCTCACAAAAATGTTTCCAGATAGTTTAGATGCTAAACTAAAAGCATTATTAAAGCCAGGAGGAATTGATGTAAAATATTTAGGCAAGATAGAAGGCAAACGCGAGGTCATTGATCAATCACACACATTCAGAAAATTAGCAGAGGAAAAAACGCCAGAAGCCGACGTTTTAAAACAAGCCTACGAATTAGAAGGTTGCTTGCGTAACACGGGTATTCATGCTTGCGGCGTTATCATCACACCGGGTGAAATGGTGAAGTACGTTCCTGTTACAAAGGGAAAAGAAAGTGAAATGCTCGTAACCCAATTTGATAACTCTGTGGCAGAAAGCGCCGGTTTATTAAAAATGGACTTTCTTGGCTTACGTACATTAACCATTATTAAAGATGCCATCTCTTTCATCAAACAAACAAAAGGCATTGAAATTGATATTGACGCGATTTCTCTTGAAGATGAAAAGACCTACGAACTTTTTCAACGTGGTGAAACCAACGGTATTTTCCAGTATGAAAGTGCTGGAATGCAAAAATCTTTGAAGGAATTAAAACCCGATGCATTCACTGATTTAATTGCAATGAATGCACTTTACCGTCCGGGTCCTATTGCATACATTCCTAATTACATTAATCGTAAACATGGTCGAGAGCTTGTTACCTATGACTTAGAGGGAATGGATGAGTTTTTGAAAGAGACTTATGGCATTACGGTTTATCAGGAACAGGTAATGCGTTTGAGTCAGAAACTTGCAAACTTTACCAAAGGTGACGCCGACGTTTTGAGGAAGGCTATGGGTAAGAAGGATAAAAAAACGCTGGATAAATTAAAGCCTTTATTTATTGAAAACGCAACCAAAAATGGTCATGACGCCACAGTGCTTGAAAAAGTTTGGAAAGATTGGGAGGCCTTTGCTTCTTATGCTTTCAACAAATCGCATTCAACATGTTATGCTTATGTTGCTTTTCAAACTGCTTATTTAAAAGCGCATTATCCAAGCGAATACATGGCTTCTACTTTAAATCATTCAGGAAGCATTGAAGCCATTTCTTTTTTTATGGAAGAATGTAAACGCATGGGCATTCGTGTATTAGGTCCTGATATTAACGAAGGATTTTCAAAATTCATGGTAACTCCTAATGGGGATATTCGCTTTGGAATGGCCAGTATTAAAGGAGTAGGGGAGAACACTGTAAAAAATATTATTGATCAGCGAAACGAAAATGGAAATTTTGTTTCAGTATTTGATCTCGCACAAAGATTGGATAGTAAAAGCATTAATAAAAAATCTCTAGAAGGTCTCGCGCTTGCTGGTGGCTTCGATAGTTTTGTAGGGGTGCACCGTGCCATGTTTTTTGTGCCGGATATTGCAGATGGTTTAACGCTGACGGACAAAATGATTAAGTACAGTAACCAAATGAGCAATGGTAACGATACTTCGCAAGCGAGTTTATTTGGTGGCGATGATGAAATTGAAATTACTGAACCGCAGTTGCCAACTAAAGTAGAACCTTGGAGTGCGCTTGAACAATTGAGCCGTGAAAAAGAGGTGGTTGGGTTTTTTATTAGCGGACATCCTTTAGATCCGTTTAAAACGGTGATTGAACATCGCTGCAATGCGAACTGTGCGCAATTGAAAGCAGGACTAGAACCTTTTAAAAATCGCGAAGTTATTTTTGGTGGTATTGTTATTGGTTTTGAAAATCGTACCAGTAAAACAGGTAATGCCTTTGGTAAACTCATTATTGAAGATTACAACGGAACGGTAGAGATAATGCTATTTGGTAAAGATTTTATCGAGTACAATAAATACATGGTGCAAGGACTTTTTATTTTTGTAAAAGCACGTGTGCAAGAACGTTACAATCAACCTGGAAGTCTTGAGATTAAACTCAGTAAAATTGAGTTATTAGATGAGGTAAAGAAAAATGCCTTCAATCTCATTAAACTAAAAATTAAACTCAGTAAGCTCGATGAGGCAATGGTTTTGAAATTAGAAGGCTTGATGAATCGTTTCGAAGGTAAGAGCAGTGTTGAGTTTTATGTGGAAGACGAAGAACAACACCAAAACATAAAATTATTTTCTAAGAAAAATAAAATAGCAATCGATAATGAGTTTTTAATGGAGTTGGAAAAGTTCACCGAAGTGCAATATGATTTGAATTAA
- a CDS encoding T9SS type A sorting domain-containing protein: protein MKNFILSLAVMISTSMFSQISLNHTHSERRFLTKLDYGGYVFYSINPATETIDLFDPGSNTLINAIAVPNFTTADLTEIYLSDNLFDTDNLIEFLLFRVRPNNTLDLEIYNELGTLIFSATNCAALNYISGSMHIPVFRNDNMIFFDGMSAKMRVAKVISPYVYTYEVYYLPGSLPCIECSPGGVTVGNKSNKISKSEVNFFPNPVKDEERLKLNYSIPATTKNARVKIYDMNGKLMDDLRISSGSDYILLPSSYDNGLYLYSLEIDGKVIKNEKIILDK from the coding sequence ATGAAAAATTTTATTCTTTCCTTAGCGGTAATGATTTCTACGAGTATGTTTTCGCAAATTTCTCTCAATCACACGCATAGTGAGAGACGCTTTCTCACAAAGCTCGATTACGGAGGGTATGTATTTTATAGTATTAATCCCGCAACAGAAACTATTGATCTATTCGATCCGGGTTCGAATACGTTAATAAATGCGATTGCCGTTCCAAATTTTACGACCGCGGACCTTACTGAAATTTATTTGAGTGATAATTTATTCGACACAGATAACCTGATTGAGTTTTTACTTTTTAGAGTGCGTCCGAATAATACACTCGATCTTGAAATTTATAATGAATTAGGAACACTTATTTTTTCAGCTACAAACTGCGCTGCCCTCAATTACATTAGTGGCTCTATGCACATTCCCGTTTTTAGAAATGATAATATGATTTTTTTCGACGGTATGAGTGCCAAGATGCGCGTTGCGAAGGTAATATCCCCATATGTTTACACCTATGAGGTGTATTATCTACCTGGTTCTCTTCCTTGTATTGAGTGTTCCCCTGGAGGAGTGACCGTTGGTAATAAATCAAACAAGATAAGTAAATCAGAAGTTAATTTTTTTCCAAATCCAGTTAAAGATGAAGAACGCTTGAAATTAAATTACTCTATCCCAGCGACGACAAAAAACGCACGGGTTAAAATTTATGATATGAATGGAAAGCTAATGGATGATCTCCGCATATCTTCTGGATCTGATTATATTTTATTACCCTCTTCATACGATAACGGCTTGTATTTATATTCTTTAGAAATCGACGGAAAAGTAATTAAAAACGAAAAAATTATTCTTGATAAATAA
- a CDS encoding YjgN family protein, with product MEIIHNREFKKLLKFNGDHSTLVGLRILNNVLKVITLGLYYPWARASVLQYMYGEAEYLETRFVFHGTGKEMFRGFIKALAIFLVLYGFLFFCIFTKQPMMAVVGGIVFYIGILLLVPLAIHGSQRYRLSRTSWRGIHFGYRGDLKEFVKLFIGHGLLSMLTLGIYGPWFRVKMKEYIYGNMRFGNIEFKFTGKGGDLFLIRLKGIFLSIITLGIYSFWFLKELVEFELKNIKIIQDGVEINMRSTLSAGKIFGMVFVNYLIVIFTLGLATGVAINRIMRVAFENIEFDLPINPDKLMQTEDEYKDATGDDLAGMLDIDFA from the coding sequence ATGGAAATTATACACAACAGAGAATTTAAAAAACTCCTAAAGTTTAACGGTGATCACAGTACCTTAGTTGGACTGCGTATCTTAAACAATGTATTAAAAGTGATTACACTCGGATTGTACTACCCTTGGGCCCGAGCTTCTGTATTGCAATACATGTATGGTGAAGCAGAGTATTTGGAAACAAGATTTGTATTTCACGGAACGGGAAAAGAAATGTTTAGAGGTTTTATAAAAGCGCTTGCCATTTTTCTCGTACTTTATGGGTTTTTGTTTTTTTGTATTTTCACAAAACAGCCAATGATGGCAGTTGTAGGTGGTATCGTTTTCTATATTGGTATTTTATTGCTTGTTCCACTTGCAATTCATGGTTCGCAACGTTACCGTTTATCACGAACATCCTGGAGAGGCATTCACTTTGGCTACAGAGGTGATTTAAAAGAATTTGTTAAGTTGTTTATTGGACATGGCTTACTTAGCATGTTAACATTGGGTATATATGGCCCTTGGTTCAGGGTTAAAATGAAAGAATATATTTATGGCAATATGCGTTTCGGAAATATTGAATTTAAATTCACTGGAAAGGGTGGCGATCTTTTTTTAATTCGTTTAAAGGGAATCTTTTTATCCATTATCACTTTGGGTATTTACTCATTTTGGTTTTTAAAGGAGCTGGTTGAATTTGAATTAAAAAATATAAAAATTATTCAGGACGGTGTAGAAATTAATATGCGCTCAACACTTTCGGCTGGAAAAATTTTCGGAATGGTTTTTGTAAATTATTTAATTGTCATCTTCACCTTGGGTTTAGCTACAGGAGTTGCAATAAATAGAATTATGCGCGTTGCTTTTGAAAATATTGAATTTGATCTTCCAATTAATCCAGATAAATTAATGCAAACCGAAGATGAATACAAAGATGCTACAGGTGATGACCTTGCGGGGATGTTGGATATTGATTTCGCTTAA
- a CDS encoding M48 family metallopeptidase — protein MDSTGVYNDGFSARQINCTISVTNGHLHIYLQNETRDLLIWDLKNLKSCHLNGSHIIIKYGEYPHHTLECNGEVAKEIYRIWSGNHFIRKAEGLTFSSKRVMVISLIVLFIALGVFTLFYVLPWAGEKAANLIPISTEVQLGESIGEMYAKESDMNDSANYYMHQFVKQLELDDTYKIDVKVVQSEDINAFALPGGKIFVYSGIIEKMENYEELVALLGHEVTHVLNRHSLKNICRSAATSIVVASLFGDVTGIGAGILSQAEQFKQLDYSRDLETEADNNGLQIMVENKVNPQGMLDLLRLLKEEGTEMPKFMKYLSTHPDTDSRISNILNNPELKNEFPENEKLKELFIKVKGCI, from the coding sequence ATGGATAGTACTGGCGTCTATAACGACGGTTTTTCGGCAAGGCAAATTAATTGCACCATCAGTGTTACGAATGGTCATTTACACATCTACCTTCAAAACGAAACCCGTGATTTATTAATTTGGGATCTAAAAAATCTTAAGTCCTGTCATTTAAATGGTTCGCATATCATAATTAAGTATGGTGAGTATCCTCATCATACCCTAGAATGTAATGGAGAAGTAGCCAAAGAAATTTATAGAATTTGGAGTGGAAACCATTTCATACGAAAAGCCGAAGGTCTTACATTCAGTAGCAAAAGGGTAATGGTTATTTCTCTTATCGTTTTGTTTATAGCACTAGGCGTATTTACCTTGTTTTATGTGCTGCCTTGGGCAGGTGAAAAGGCCGCAAACCTTATACCCATTAGTACAGAAGTTCAACTCGGTGAAAGCATTGGTGAAATGTATGCCAAAGAAAGTGACATGAATGATTCTGCCAATTATTATATGCACCAATTTGTAAAACAACTTGAGCTGGACGATACTTATAAAATCGATGTAAAAGTTGTACAATCAGAAGATATCAATGCGTTTGCTTTGCCGGGTGGAAAAATATTTGTGTATTCGGGTATTATTGAAAAAATGGAAAATTATGAGGAGTTAGTTGCTCTGCTAGGACATGAAGTGACTCACGTTTTAAATCGCCATTCATTAAAAAATATTTGCAGAAGTGCTGCCACAAGTATTGTTGTTGCGAGTTTGTTCGGTGATGTTACGGGTATTGGCGCTGGAATACTATCACAAGCAGAACAATTTAAACAACTCGACTATTCACGAGATTTGGAAACGGAAGCCGATAATAATGGACTTCAGATTATGGTAGAGAATAAAGTAAATCCGCAAGGAATGCTTGATTTGCTGCGCTTACTAAAAGAAGAAGGAACGGAAATGCCTAAATTTATGAAATACCTGAGCACACATCCTGATACTGATTCAAGAATTTCCAATATTTTAAATAATCCGGAATTGAAAAACGAGTTCCCTGAAAATGAAAAGTTAAAGGAGCTTTTTATCAAGGTGAAAGGCTGTATTTAA
- a CDS encoding ABC-F family ATP-binding cassette domain-containing protein — protein sequence MISVNGVTVSFGGYDLFDNISFLINPKDRIGLAGKNGAGKSTLLKILSGNQNPTKGDISMPKTCKIGYLPQDMIHQHGRTVFEETESAFEEIQQLENRIIEINHQFETRTDYESKEYSQLIEEQTDVYTRLDMLGASNVHEEIEKILKGLGFDRKDFDRQTAEFSGGWRMRIELAKLLLQKPDVLLLDEPTNHLDIEAIMWLEEFMETFSGSVLLISHDKTFLDNVTNRTIEISNQKIYDYKTNYSRYLVLRKERREQQENAAKNQQKIIDQTEVLIDKYRAKASKAAFAQSLIKKLDRMERVEVDDDDTQSMNFRFPAPAHSGKIVLTVENAAKNYGPKHIFSGAEFIITKGEKIGLVGRNGEGKSTMMKMIAKKVDFDGKITLGHSVLMGYFEQDQEEKLDPKKTVFETIDEAAVGEVRRQVRGLLGSFLFRGDDIDKKVQVLSGGERGRLALCKLLLEPYNLLLMDEPTNHLDIRSKDILKRALIDYEGTVIMVSHDRDFMKGICDRLFEFREGKVKEYLCDIEEFMQIRKVERLNELDLDKTGRVQETVVQSAGSSKQVAASSEQKSNEAEQKQIRNQIKKSEETISSLEEKIKACDDKLANADEYEKLMNDKTFFADYEKLKKDLEAEMEKWEELSGKLL from the coding sequence ATGATCTCAGTTAATGGCGTTACGGTGAGTTTTGGCGGGTACGACTTGTTCGACAATATTTCCTTTTTAATAAACCCGAAAGATAGAATTGGTTTGGCCGGAAAAAACGGCGCAGGTAAATCTACTTTGCTTAAAATTTTATCGGGAAATCAGAATCCTACCAAGGGAGATATTTCCATGCCTAAGACCTGCAAGATCGGTTATTTGCCACAAGATATGATTCACCAACATGGTCGCACCGTGTTTGAAGAAACGGAATCTGCTTTTGAAGAAATTCAACAGTTAGAGAATCGTATTATTGAGATTAATCACCAATTTGAAACACGCACCGATTACGAAAGCAAAGAATATTCTCAATTAATAGAAGAACAAACGGATGTTTACACACGTTTGGATATGCTTGGTGCAAGCAATGTGCACGAGGAAATTGAAAAGATATTAAAAGGTTTAGGTTTCGATCGCAAAGATTTTGACCGTCAAACAGCTGAATTTAGTGGTGGTTGGAGAATGCGTATTGAATTAGCAAAATTGCTTTTACAAAAACCCGATGTGTTATTATTAGATGAGCCCACCAATCACCTGGATATTGAAGCCATTATGTGGTTGGAAGAATTTATGGAAACGTTCTCTGGTTCTGTATTACTAATTAGTCACGATAAAACATTTTTAGATAATGTAACCAATCGTACCATTGAAATTTCTAATCAAAAAATTTACGATTACAAAACAAATTATTCTCGCTATTTAGTTCTTCGTAAAGAACGTCGTGAACAACAAGAAAATGCTGCTAAAAACCAACAAAAAATAATTGATCAAACCGAAGTACTCATTGATAAATACCGTGCTAAGGCCAGCAAAGCAGCATTCGCACAATCTTTGATTAAGAAGTTAGATCGTATGGAGCGTGTTGAGGTAGACGATGACGATACACAAAGTATGAACTTCCGTTTTCCTGCGCCAGCGCATAGCGGCAAGATTGTATTGACCGTGGAAAACGCTGCTAAAAATTACGGACCAAAACATATTTTTTCAGGCGCAGAATTTATTATCACGAAAGGTGAGAAGATTGGATTAGTGGGACGTAACGGTGAAGGAAAAAGTACCATGATGAAGATGATTGCCAAAAAAGTAGACTTCGATGGTAAAATCACTTTAGGGCACAGTGTTTTGATGGGTTATTTTGAGCAAGATCAAGAAGAAAAATTAGATCCAAAGAAAACAGTTTTTGAAACGATTGATGAAGCTGCAGTTGGCGAGGTGCGTCGTCAGGTACGCGGATTGTTAGGTTCCTTTTTATTTAGAGGTGACGATATTGATAAAAAAGTTCAGGTGTTAAGTGGGGGAGAACGTGGTCGTTTAGCATTATGCAAATTATTGCTAGAGCCTTACAATCTTTTATTAATGGATGAGCCAACGAATCACTTGGATATCCGTTCGAAAGATATTTTAAAGCGTGCTTTAATTGATTATGAAGGAACGGTAATCATGGTGAGTCACGATAGAGATTTTATGAAAGGAATTTGCGATCGTTTATTCGAATTCCGCGAAGGCAAGGTAAAAGAGTACTTATGCGACATTGAAGAATTCATGCAAATACGTAAAGTAGAACGCTTAAATGAACTGGATTTGGATAAAACGGGTAGGGTACAGGAGACAGTTGTTCAGTCTGCAGGAAGCAGTAAGCAGGTGGCAGCGAGTAGTGAGCAGAAATCGAATGAAGCTGAGCAAAAACAAATTCGTAATCAAATAAAAAAGTCGGAAGAAACAATTTCTAGTTTAGAAGAGAAGATAAAAGCTTGTGACGATAAATTAGCAAATGCTGATGAATACGAAAAGCTGATGAATGATAAAACTTTTTTCGCCGACTACGAGAAATTGAAAAAGGACCTTGAAGCGGAGATGGAGAAGTGGGAAGAGTTAAGCGGGAAATTGCTGTAG
- a CDS encoding CDP-alcohol phosphatidyltransferase family protein, which yields MELKKHIPNALTCGNLFFGCLALVQAFNNDLVYTAYFVAIALVLDFFDGFVARLLKVCSPIGKDLDSLADMVTFGVVPGVVMFQLLNAAFLSVLNTTDLSGDVGISPNYSGIQTEAYFGFIITIFSCIRLARFNNDTRQSTSFIGLPTPANTMVICSLPLILAFQPELHFATKLIENPAFLIAFSCIMSYLLLAEIPLFALKFKNFAWSDNKIVYLFLLVAVVLLFGLNVIAVPLIILLYILISIVNNIFLKNKV from the coding sequence ATGGAACTTAAAAAACATATACCAAATGCACTTACTTGCGGGAATTTATTCTTTGGATGTTTGGCTTTGGTTCAGGCTTTTAATAATGATTTGGTTTACACCGCTTATTTTGTAGCCATTGCTTTAGTGTTGGATTTTTTTGATGGTTTTGTCGCAAGATTATTGAAAGTGTGCTCTCCAATAGGCAAGGATTTAGATAGCTTAGCAGACATGGTCACTTTTGGCGTGGTGCCTGGCGTGGTGATGTTTCAACTCTTAAATGCGGCTTTTCTGAGCGTGTTAAATACAACTGATTTGTCGGGCGATGTAGGAATTAGCCCAAATTATTCTGGTATTCAAACCGAAGCGTATTTCGGGTTTATTATCACCATTTTTTCGTGTATACGTTTGGCGAGATTTAATAACGACACCCGTCAATCTACTTCTTTTATAGGGCTGCCAACGCCTGCTAACACCATGGTTATTTGTTCATTACCTTTGATTTTGGCTTTTCAGCCAGAGTTGCATTTTGCTACTAAATTAATAGAAAATCCAGCGTTTTTAATTGCATTCTCCTGTATCATGAGTTATTTATTACTAGCTGAAATTCCTTTGTTTGCGCTAAAATTCAAGAATTTTGCTTGGTCCGATAACAAAATAGTGTATCTTTTTTTACTGGTGGCGGTGGTTCTGCTCTTTGGTCTGAATGTGATAGCGGTGCCGCTGATTATTCTTCTTTATATTTTAATAAGTATTGTGAATAACATATTTTTAAAGAATAAAGTTTAA
- the purS gene encoding phosphoribosylformylglycinamidine synthase subunit PurS: MTKFIADIDVMPMKALLDPQGKAVTGSMKNLNLSEIENVRIGKHITLEISAADEAAANAKVDEACKKLLCNQIMEFYEFKLTAVK; encoded by the coding sequence ATGACAAAGTTTATTGCAGATATTGATGTAATGCCGATGAAAGCATTATTAGATCCACAAGGAAAAGCGGTTACGGGATCGATGAAAAATTTAAATCTTTCTGAGATTGAAAATGTACGTATTGGCAAACACATTACTTTAGAAATTAGTGCTGCTGATGAAGCTGCTGCGAATGCTAAGGTTGACGAGGCGTGCAAGAAATTATTGTGCAATCAAATCATGGAGTTTTACGAATTTAAATTGACAGCAGTTAAATAA